One window from the genome of Salisaeta longa DSM 21114 encodes:
- a CDS encoding ROK family protein, producing MSTYAIGIDLGGTNLKAALVEQERGVREHIERPTEADEGPEHVVERLIDAAREMKRQAPDGVAGIGIGSPGAINWDRTTVSDPPNLPGWTSVNLHDALQSALNVPVVVVENDANVAGLGSAHYGAGTPYDDFIMITLGTGVGGAIIYQNQIFRGSSGGAGEIGHLTIDYEGAYANSGVAGALEGYLGQSFLSEHARARLVNYPDSCIYDLVDGDLSALTPRTLYEAATRDDEAGIDLLAWAGHKLGCGLGAAVNLLDIRTVVVGGGVSAAGDYILEPARKALAHYVVPALRDDLVIARETMGNEVSLLGAARLAFDADEPSPS from the coding sequence ATGAGTACCTACGCAATTGGCATTGACCTGGGCGGCACGAACCTGAAGGCTGCGCTTGTAGAGCAGGAACGGGGCGTGCGCGAGCATATCGAGCGGCCTACCGAGGCCGACGAGGGCCCCGAGCATGTGGTAGAGCGCCTCATCGACGCGGCCCGCGAGATGAAGCGGCAGGCGCCCGACGGCGTCGCGGGCATAGGCATCGGGTCGCCCGGCGCCATCAACTGGGACCGTACCACCGTGAGCGATCCGCCCAACCTGCCGGGCTGGACGTCGGTAAACCTGCACGATGCGTTGCAGTCGGCGCTCAACGTGCCGGTTGTGGTGGTCGAAAACGATGCGAACGTGGCGGGCCTCGGGTCGGCGCACTACGGCGCCGGTACGCCCTACGACGACTTCATCATGATTACGTTGGGGACGGGCGTGGGCGGCGCCATCATCTACCAGAACCAGATCTTTCGCGGCAGCAGCGGGGGCGCTGGGGAAATTGGCCACCTAACAATTGATTACGAGGGGGCGTACGCCAACTCGGGGGTGGCCGGTGCGCTGGAAGGCTACCTGGGCCAGTCGTTTCTGTCGGAGCACGCCCGCGCGCGGCTCGTCAACTATCCCGACAGCTGCATCTACGACCTGGTCGATGGCGACTTGTCGGCCCTCACGCCGCGCACACTCTACGAGGCGGCCACGCGAGACGACGAGGCGGGCATCGACCTGCTGGCGTGGGCCGGGCACAAGCTGGGCTGCGGGCTGGGCGCTGCGGTCAACTTGCTCGACATCCGCACCGTAGTGGTGGGCGGCGGTGTCTCCGCCGCGGGCGATTACATCCTGGAGCCGGCCCGCAAGGCCCTGGCGCATTACGTGGTGCCGGCGCTGCGCGACGACCTCGTGATTGCCCGCGAAACGATGGGCAACGAGGTGAGTCTGCTCGGCGCGGCCCGGCTGGCCTTCGACGCCGATGAACCAAGTCCGTCATGA